GGGAGCCGGCGCTATGAAGAAGGATCTCACCGAAGCCGATCTTTGCGCGATGCTCGTCGAGGAATTGCGCCGCACCGGCTATTGCATCGTCCGCAACGAGGCGATCGCCCGCGTCCACGCCCTGGCGAAGGATCTCGACCCGATCTTCGCCGCGACGCCCTTCTGCGAAGGCAATTTTTACGGCTGCCGCACCAAGCGGTTCGGCAGCCTGCTCAAGCGCTCGCAGCATATGGCCGCATTGGTGCTGAATCCGATCATCCTCCCCGCCGTCGAGACGATCCTCGGAACGGGATGCGACCGGATCCAGCTCAACCTCACCCAGGCAATCGAGATCCATCCGGGCGAAGTCAGGCAATATCCGCACCGCGATCAGGATATGTGGCGCGGCGCCGATGGCGCCCAGGAATATCTGGTCAATGTCCTATGGCCGCTCACGCCCTTCACGAAAGAAAATGGCGCGACGCGCATCTTCCCGAACAGCCATGGGGCTGCGGGCATGGCAAAGACCGATCTCGGCCAGCCGATATTCGCCGAATGCGAGCCGGGGTCAGCGATCTGCTTCCTCGGATCGACCGCACACGGCGCGGGAACGAACCTCAGCAAGGAAGTCCGGCGCGGCGTGCTCGTCAGCTACAGCCTCGGCTGGCTCAAGCCCTATGAAAATCTGTGGCTCGCCTATCCCCCCGAGGTCGCTCGGCATTTTCCGCCCGAACTGGCTGCGCTCGCCGGTTATGCGCAGCATCGCCCCAATCTCGGCAATTATGAAGGCCAATGCCCTTCGGTCTTGCTGACCGATGAAAGGCCCGCCCATCTCGGCGCGATCGATGCCCTGCGTCCCGACCAGGCCGAGGCGGTCGCCACCTTCGCCGCCACCGAAAGGACAGGCGCATGAGCCCCGCGCACGTGTTCGAGCCGACCTATGAGGCGATCAAGCGCCGGCTGATGACAGGCGAATGGGCAACTGGTGCCAGAATCGAGGCCGCGCGTCTCGCCGATGACCTCGGGGTCAGCATGACCCCGGTACGCGACGGTCTCTACCGCCTCAATGGCGAGCGCATGGTCGACTTCACGCCGGGCGACGGCTTTCATGTTCACCGCCTTACCG
This DNA window, taken from Sphingopyxis alaskensis RB2256, encodes the following:
- a CDS encoding phytanoyl-CoA dioxygenase family protein, with translation MKKDLTEADLCAMLVEELRRTGYCIVRNEAIARVHALAKDLDPIFAATPFCEGNFYGCRTKRFGSLLKRSQHMAALVLNPIILPAVETILGTGCDRIQLNLTQAIEIHPGEVRQYPHRDQDMWRGADGAQEYLVNVLWPLTPFTKENGATRIFPNSHGAAGMAKTDLGQPIFAECEPGSAICFLGSTAHGAGTNLSKEVRRGVLVSYSLGWLKPYENLWLAYPPEVARHFPPELAALAGYAQHRPNLGNYEGQCPSVLLTDERPAHLGAIDALRPDQAEAVATFAATERTGA